From a region of the Frankiales bacterium genome:
- a CDS encoding decaprenyl-phosphate phosphoribosyltransferase has translation MSRTVPTPPATGGAVPEPPAPLEDAATPTPPAVVGPAPTVEPSGPAPHRRRGRVAALVVALRPRQWVKNLLVYAVPLAAGKLGDRDVVADTTVAFLCFCAVASATYLLNDVRDVEADRAHPRKRLRPIAAGELSSRAAVVWAVLLAGAGLLGAALSTYPGFLVTLAVYLIATLAYSYGLKHEPVIELAVIAAGFVLRAIAGGTATGIPMSPWFLTVAAFGSLFMAAGKRYSEYVQLGEEGRAARPALARYTATYLRFVWSLAAAIVLTAYCLWAFQLSVRDRGAVPLAAWSVVPFILAVLRFALDVDRGDAGAPEDIALGDRVLQVIAVVWLVMFALGSAGI, from the coding sequence ATGTCCAGGACCGTTCCCACGCCACCGGCCACCGGCGGCGCCGTGCCCGAGCCCCCCGCGCCACTCGAGGACGCCGCGACGCCGACGCCGCCCGCGGTGGTCGGACCCGCTCCGACGGTCGAGCCCTCCGGCCCGGCCCCGCACCGCCGGCGGGGCCGCGTCGCCGCGCTCGTCGTCGCGCTGCGCCCGCGGCAGTGGGTGAAGAACCTGCTCGTGTACGCCGTGCCCCTCGCTGCGGGGAAGCTCGGCGACCGCGACGTCGTCGCGGACACGACCGTGGCCTTCCTGTGCTTCTGCGCGGTGGCGAGCGCGACGTACCTGCTCAACGACGTGCGCGACGTCGAGGCCGACCGCGCCCATCCCCGCAAGCGGCTGCGACCGATCGCCGCCGGCGAGCTGTCGAGCCGTGCGGCTGTCGTGTGGGCGGTGCTGCTGGCCGGTGCCGGGCTGCTCGGCGCGGCCCTGTCGACCTACCCCGGGTTCCTGGTCACGCTCGCGGTCTACCTCATCGCGACCCTCGCGTACTCCTACGGGCTCAAGCACGAGCCCGTGATAGAGCTGGCGGTGATCGCCGCCGGGTTCGTGCTGCGCGCCATCGCGGGCGGCACGGCGACGGGGATCCCGATGTCGCCGTGGTTCCTCACCGTGGCGGCGTTCGGCTCGCTGTTCATGGCCGCGGGCAAGCGCTACTCGGAGTACGTCCAGCTGGGCGAGGAGGGGCGTGCCGCGCGCCCCGCGCTGGCGCGCTACACGGCGACCTACCTGCGCTTCGTGTGGTCGCTCGCTGCGGCCATCGTCCTGACCGCCTACTGCCTGTGGGCCTTCCAGCTCTCGGTGCGCGACCGTGGCGCCGTGCCGCTCGCGGCGTGGTCGGTCGTGCCGTTCATCCTCGCCGTGCTGCGCTTCGCGCTCGACGTCGACCGCGGCGACGCCGGCGCCCCCGAGGACATCGCCCTCGGCGACCGCGTGCTCCAGGTGATCGCCGTGGTGTGGCTGGTCATGTTCGCCCTGGGCTCGGCCGGCATCTGA
- a CDS encoding alpha/beta fold hydrolase: MTARRARAALRVVAAAVVLAALLAATSGTARMGDDTPSTAPAGVLPLVLAAAAGSAPAPSPAAPPRVQRPGAAAPDWEQHRVRALGVTQWIECAGSGPVTIVVVPGLGADHRMWSRVLDPFARTTRTCVLDRPGLGGSPPRSPHRTVDAGRHADELAAALQQVGVTGPLVVVGHSYGGLVARAFTARHPARVVGLALIEGVAPYDRLSPYWHEGGDRIDMVVSSAAAARLHRGSLPLLVEAAQDPGRDRWVGPSYGASAGDLDDWRAHQRAAAGLSTDSAYVVVRRSAHVIEQDRPDAVVAGVRLLVRAATTGTPMPRCALGRYGAQPLCG; the protein is encoded by the coding sequence ATGACCGCACGCCGCGCCCGAGCCGCGCTGCGCGTCGTGGCGGCCGCCGTCGTGCTGGCTGCGCTGCTCGCCGCCACGAGCGGCACAGCCCGGATGGGCGACGACACCCCCAGCACCGCCCCTGCCGGTGTCCTGCCCCTCGTGCTCGCCGCGGCCGCCGGCAGCGCGCCCGCCCCGAGTCCGGCCGCGCCACCCCGGGTGCAGCGCCCGGGGGCCGCCGCCCCGGACTGGGAGCAGCACCGCGTGCGCGCCCTCGGCGTCACGCAGTGGATCGAGTGCGCCGGCAGCGGCCCGGTGACGATCGTGGTCGTCCCCGGGCTGGGGGCCGACCACCGCATGTGGTCGCGCGTGCTGGACCCGTTCGCGCGCACCACGCGCACCTGCGTGCTCGACCGGCCCGGGCTCGGCGGCAGCCCGCCGCGCTCGCCGCACCGCACGGTCGACGCCGGCCGGCACGCCGACGAGCTCGCGGCGGCCCTCCAGCAGGTCGGCGTCACCGGCCCGCTGGTGGTGGTGGGCCACTCCTACGGCGGCCTGGTCGCCCGCGCGTTCACCGCCCGGCACCCGGCGCGCGTGGTCGGGCTCGCGCTCATCGAGGGGGTCGCCCCCTACGACCGCCTCTCGCCGTACTGGCACGAGGGCGGCGACCGCATCGACATGGTCGTGTCGTCCGCCGCGGCCGCGCGGCTGCACCGCGGCTCGCTGCCGCTGCTGGTCGAGGCAGCGCAGGACCCCGGCCGCGACCGGTGGGTCGGTCCGTCGTACGGCGCCTCCGCCGGCGACCTCGACGACTGGAGAGCCCACCAGCGCGCCGCCGCCGGGCTGTCCACCGACTCCGCCTACGTCGTCGTGCGGCGCTCGGCGCACGTCATCGAGCAGGACCGCCCGGACGCCGTCGTGGCGGGCGTGCGACTGCTCGTGCGCGCGGCCACCACCGGCACGCCGATGCCGCGGTGCGCGCTGGGGCGCTACGGCGCGCAGCCCCTCTGCGGCTGA